A genomic region of Papaver somniferum cultivar HN1 chromosome 7, ASM357369v1, whole genome shotgun sequence contains the following coding sequences:
- the LOC113297541 gene encoding uncharacterized protein LOC113297541 isoform X2 encodes MGSKGDIKGFFRQKKSSGVTKPNNKTTKSSSSFSKKAATTLGSDQTQPSALISHGSLDLKEILRQFDMNMKYGPCIGMTRLARWERAKNLGMNPPKEIETCLRQAKVGLECLWSSRV; translated from the exons ATGGGGTCGAAAGGTGATATCAAGGGATTTTTCAGGCAGAAGAAGAGTAGTGGAGTTACCAAACCAAATAACAAAACTaccaaatcttcttcatctttctcCAAGAAAGCTGCAACAACTCTTGGCTCTGACCAAACACAACCATCTGCTCTCATCTCTCATGGCTCCCTCGACCTCAAAG AGATATTGAGGCAATTTGACATGAACATGAAGTATGGACCGTGCATCGGAATGACCAGATTGGCTCGTTGGGAACGAGCTAAGAATTTGGGTATGAACCCACCAAAAGAAATTGAAACTTGCCTGAGGCAAGCTAAGGTTGGATTGGAGTGTTTATGGAGTAGTCGTGTTTAA
- the LOC113297541 gene encoding uncharacterized protein LOC113297541 isoform X1 has protein sequence MGSKGDIKGFFRQKKSSGVTKPNNKTTKSSSSFSKKAATTLGSDQTQPSALISHGSLDLKDDHNENEEILRQFDMNMKYGPCIGMTRLARWERAKNLGMNPPKEIETCLRQAKVGLECLWSSRV, from the exons ATGGGGTCGAAAGGTGATATCAAGGGATTTTTCAGGCAGAAGAAGAGTAGTGGAGTTACCAAACCAAATAACAAAACTaccaaatcttcttcatctttctcCAAGAAAGCTGCAACAACTCTTGGCTCTGACCAAACACAACCATCTGCTCTCATCTCTCATGGCTCCCTCGACCTCAAAG ATGATCACAATGAAAATGAAGAGATATTGAGGCAATTTGACATGAACATGAAGTATGGACCGTGCATCGGAATGACCAGATTGGCTCGTTGGGAACGAGCTAAGAATTTGGGTATGAACCCACCAAAAGAAATTGAAACTTGCCTGAGGCAAGCTAAGGTTGGATTGGAGTGTTTATGGAGTAGTCGTGTTTAA
- the LOC113297540 gene encoding cleavage and polyadenylation specificity factor subunit 3-I-like, whose amino-acid sequence MAATGDAQSANKSMKRSSSVTREAGDQLIITPLGAGNEVGRSCVYMSYKGKTVLFDCGIHPAYSGMAALPYFDEIDPSTIDVLLVTHFHLDHAASLPYFLEKTTFKGRVYMTHATKAIYKLLLSDYVKVSKVSVEDMLFDEQDIIKSMDKIEVIDFHQTLEVNGIRFWCYTAGHVLGAAMFMVDIAGVRVLYTGDYSREEDRHLRAAETPTFSPDICIIESTYGVQLHQSRIVREKRFTEVIHSTIAQGGRVLIPAFALGRAQELLLILDEYWSNHPELHNIPIYYASPLAKRCMAVYQTYINSMNDRIRTQFANSNPFDFKHISPLKSIENFQDVGPSVVMASPGGLQSGLSRQLFDLWCSDKKNSCVIPGYVVEGTLAKTIINEPKEVTLMNGLTAPLNMQVHYISFSAHADFAQTSTFLKELMPPNIILVHGEANEMGRLKQKLITQFADKNTKIISPKNCQSVEMYFNSEKMAKTIGKLAEKTPEPGETVSGLLVKKGFTYQIMAPDDLHVFSQLSTANIIQRISVPYTGAFGVIKHRLKQIYESVESPPDEESEVPSLLVHERVTVKQETEKHVSVQWTSDPISDMVSDSIVALVLNISREMPKVTTVAETAKTEEETGKTTEKVIHSLLVSLFGNVKIGEQGKLVITVDGNVAHLGMTTGDVECENESLKERVKTAFRRIHSAMRPIPLSASQTAVSL is encoded by the exons ATGGCTGCAACAGGAGATGCTCAATCAGCTAATAAATCAATGAAGAGAAGTTCTTCAGTGACGAGAGAAGCAGGGGATCAACTAATAATTACCCCATTGGGTGCTGGTAATGAAGTTGGTCGTTCTTGTGTTTACATGTCTTACAAAGGAAAAACTGTTCTG TTTGATTGTGGAATTCATCCAGCTTATTCAGGAATGGCTGCTTTGCCTTACTTTGATGAGATCGATCCTTCAACCATTGATGTTCTTCTTGTTACCCA CTTTCACTTGGATCATGCGGCGTCACTTCCATATTTTCTAGAGAAG ACCACCTTCAAAGGACGCGTTTATATGACTCATGCAACAAAGGCTATCTACAAGTTGCTTTTATCAGATTATGTGAAAGTTAGCAAGGTTTCAGTTGAAGATATGTTGTTTGATGAACAAGACATTATCAAGTCCATGGACAAAATAGAG GTTATTGACTTCCACCAAACTCTAGAAGTGAATGGAATTCGCTTCTGGTGCTACACTGCTGGGCATGTCCTTGGTGCTGCCATGTTCATGGTTGACATTGCTGGAGTTCGGGTACTCTACACAGGGGACTACTCACGCGAGGAAGATCGCCACCTTCGTGCTGCCGAAACTCCTACATTCTCTCCTGATATCTGCATTATTGAGTCAACCTACGGTGTCCAGCTCCATCAGTCACGGATTGTACGGGAAAAACGATTCACTGAAGTAATTCACTCAACGATCGCCCAGGGTGGCCGTGTCCTCATACCAGCATTTGCCCTCGGTCGTGCACAGGAACTGCTTCTTATTCTTGATGAGTACTGGTCGAATCACCCTGAACTCCACAATATTCCAATATACTATGCATCCCCTCTTGCCAAGAGATGCATGGCTGTGTACCAAACCTACATCAACTCTATGAATGACAGGATCAGGACTCAGTTTGCTAACTCAAACCCCTTCGACTTCAAGCACATATCGCCATTAAAGAGTATTGAGAATTTTCAAGATGTGGGACCATCAGTGGTGATGGCAAGTCCTGGGGGTCTACAGAGTGGTTTATCGAGACAGTTATTTGATCTGTGGTGCTCTGACAAGAAGAATTCTTGTGTCATACCTGGGTATGTAGTCGAAGGGACCCTTGCAAAGACCATAATCAACGAGCCCAAGGAGGTCACCCTCATGAATGGTCTCACTGCGCCGCTCAACATGCAAGTGCATTACATTTCTTTCTCAGCCCATGCTGATTTTGCACAAACAAGTACGTTCCTGAAGGAGTTGATGCCCCCTAATATTATTCTTGTCCATGGAGAAGCAAACGAGATGGGTAGGCTCAAACAAAAGCTCATCACACAATTTGCTGataaaaacactaaaatcatatctCCAAAGAATTGCCAGTCTGTTGAAATGTACTTCAACTCTGAGAAAATGGCCAAGACAATCGGAAAACTAGCTGAGAAAACCCCAGAACCAGGCGAAACAGTTAGTGGCCTGCTAGTAAAGAAAGGGTTTACTTATCAGATAATGGCTCCAGATGATCTTCATGTATTCTCACAGTTATCCACAGCAAATATCATTCAGAGGATTTCAGTCCCTTACACTGGTGCCTTCGGTGTGATAAAGCATAGGCTGAAGCAGATCTATGAGAGTGTTGAATCACCACCAGATGAAGAGTCCGAGGTCCCTAGTTTGCTAGTGCATGAAAGGGTTACGGTGAAGCAGGAAACAGAGAAGCATGTTTCTGTGCAGTGGACGTCAGATCCAATCAGTGATATGGTCTCAGATTCGATTGTTGCTCTGGTTTTGAACATAAGTAGAGAAATGCCGAAAGTTACAACAGTGGCTGAAACGGCTAAAACAGAGGAAGAAACAGGGAAAACAACAGAAAAGGTGATTCACTCTCTGTTGGTATCACTATTTGGCAATGTCAAGATTGGCGAGCAGGGGAAATTGGTAATTACGGTCGATGGGAATGTGGCCCATCTTGGTATGACAACTGGGGATGTTGAATGTGAAAATGAAAGTCTTAAAGAGAGGGTTAAGACAGCTTTCCGGCGGATCCATAGTGCCATGAGACCCATCCCACTCTCTGCATCTCAGACTGCAGTTTCTCTATAG